In Misgurnus anguillicaudatus chromosome 5, ASM2758022v2, whole genome shotgun sequence, a genomic segment contains:
- the abtb1 gene encoding ankyrin repeat and BTB/POZ domain-containing protein 1 — MDAFDLFSSCRKGDIARVRYLVEQRDVELNIRDKWDSTPLYYACLCGHEELVQYLLANGAKCEANTFDGERCLYGALSDPIRCLLKEYKRITAKAMQRDYYDQFLQTLLEQGNYSDVTFMVHGEMFKAHRCVLSARSEYFAHMLETKWKGKSAIPLKHPLVNPAAFAAILQYFYTGRLDIDVNYVEDCKRLAKQCKISELIEELEVKCKQVYEFVSSKPGTCVKVLTLDPHNFQLQDGMALLADSALPDELRVGYGQLPFDLTDSFPSYPDICFRVDGYDFLCHKAFFCGRSDYFKALLEDHFSEGETLQAHPGTPVITLHDVSHDLFTRILYYIYSDNTQLSHENVYEVLCVADMYLLPGLKRLCGRTLAALLNEENVLQVWKTAKLFRLSRLEDQCTEYMAKIIERLVERPEFADMIREDAGNVAARQETDSIPLVDEIRFHIASNVQTYSAIEEANQKLSALELLLASIGLEC; from the exons ATGGACGCTTTTGATTTGTTTTCAAGCTGCAGAAAGGGCGACATTGCCAGAGTCAG GTATCTGGTTGAGCAGAGGGATGTAGAGCTGAACATCAGAGATAAATGGGACAGTACACCTCT GTATTATGCATGTCTCTGTGGACATGAAGAACTGGTGCAATACCTGCTCGCCAACG GGGCAAAATGCGAGGCGAACACGTTTGACGGCGAGCGCTGCCTGTACGGGGCGTTGAGCGACCCCATCCGCTGCCTGCTCAAGGAGTACAAGCGTATCACAGCTAAAGCTATGCAGAGAGATTACTACGACCAGTTCCTACAGAC ACTTTTGGAGCAGGGTAACTACAGTGATGTGACGTTTATGGTGCACGGAGAGATGTTCAAAGCCCACCGCTGTGTCCTGAGCGCCCGGTCCGAATATTTCGCTCACATGCTGGAGACCAAGTGGAAGGGAAAGAGTGCCATTCCTCTTAAACATCCACTG GTGAATCCTGCTGCGTTCGCCGCAATCCTGCAGTATTTCTACACTG GCCGTTTGGACATCGATGTGAATTATGTAGAGGACTGTAAGCGTCTGGCCAAACAGTGCAAGATCAGCGAGCTCATTGAAGAACTGGAGGTGAAGTGCAAACAGGTGTATGAGTTTG TGTCAAGTAAGCCGGGCACATGTGTAAAGGTGTTGACTTTAGACCCTCACAACTTTCAGCTTCAGGATGGGATGGCTCTTTTGGCTGACAGTGCTCTTCCAGATGAACTAAGG GTTGGATATGGTCAGCTTCCTTTCGACCTAACTGACAGTTTTCCGAGTTATCCTGACATCTGCTTCCGGGTGGATGGATATGATTTCCTGTGTCACAAG GCATTTTTCTGTGGACGCAGTGATTATTTTAAGGCATTGCTGGAAGATCACTTTAGTGAAGGTGAAACACTGCAGGCTCATCCTGGTACTCCTGTGATCACCCTGCATGATGTGTCACATGATCTGTTTACTAGAATCCTCTATTACATCTACAGCGACAACACTCAG CTGTCTCATGAGAACGTCTATGAGGTTTTGTGCGTAGCTGATATGTACCTGTTGCCCGGTCTGAAGCGTCTGTGCGGCAGAACTCTGGCTGCTCTGCTCAATGAGGAAAACGTGCTGCAAGTGTGGAAGACGGCAAAACTTTTCCGGCTCTCGCGTCTGGAAGACCAGTGCACAGAATACATGGCCAAGATTATTGAACGA CTTGTGGAAAGACCTGAGTTTGCAGATATGATCAGAGAAGATGCCGGGAATGTGGCCGCCAGGCAGGAAACTGATTCGATCCCTCTAGTGGATGAGATCCGTTTCCACATCGCCAGCAACGTTCAGACGTACAGCGCCATCGAGGAGGCCAACCAGAAACTCAGTGCCCTTGAGCTCCTGCTGGCCAGCATTGGTCTCGAGTGCtaa